In the genome of Gloeotrichia echinulata CP02, one region contains:
- the ald gene encoding alanine dehydrogenase: MEIGVPKETKDQEFRVGLSPSSVRVLRENGHTIFVQTEAGTGAGFTDDEYKRAGAEIVPTPEAAWNRELIVKVKEPLVTEYKFLRKEQILFTYLHLAADRQLTEHLVDSGTSAIAYETVEQPGGNKLPLLSPMSIIAGRLAVQFGARFLERQQGGKGVLLGGVPGVKPGKVVILGGGVVGTEAAKIAVGMGAIVQILDVNVERLSYLETLFGSRVELLYSNSAHIEAAVKEADLLVGAVLVPGRRAPILVSRKLVKQMHPGSVIVDVAVDQGGCVETLHTTSHTNPVYIEEGVVHYGVPNMPGAVPWTATQALNNSTLPYVVQLANQGIKALELNPALAKGLNVQNHRLVHPAVQEVFPDLVS, translated from the coding sequence ATGGAAATAGGCGTTCCCAAGGAAACAAAGGATCAGGAGTTTCGGGTAGGGTTGAGTCCTTCGAGTGTACGGGTGCTGCGAGAAAATGGTCATACCATTTTTGTCCAGACAGAAGCGGGTACTGGTGCTGGATTTACAGATGATGAGTACAAAAGGGCTGGGGCGGAAATTGTCCCCACACCAGAAGCAGCTTGGAATCGGGAACTAATTGTTAAAGTCAAAGAACCCCTGGTAACTGAGTATAAATTTTTGCGAAAAGAACAGATATTATTTACTTATCTGCATCTAGCAGCCGATCGCCAATTGACCGAGCATTTGGTTGATTCTGGCACGAGTGCGATCGCCTACGAAACAGTAGAACAACCCGGTGGGAATAAATTACCCTTGCTCTCTCCCATGAGCATTATTGCCGGTCGGCTAGCGGTACAATTCGGCGCTAGGTTTTTAGAACGTCAGCAAGGTGGTAAAGGCGTCCTCTTAGGCGGTGTTCCTGGAGTCAAACCGGGTAAAGTCGTGATTTTAGGTGGTGGTGTTGTCGGCACCGAAGCCGCTAAAATCGCCGTAGGTATGGGCGCGATCGTGCAGATTTTGGATGTGAATGTCGAGCGCTTATCCTACCTCGAAACTTTGTTTGGCTCTAGAGTCGAATTGCTTTACAGCAACTCTGCCCATATCGAAGCCGCCGTGAAAGAAGCCGATTTGCTCGTTGGTGCGGTCTTAGTCCCAGGACGTAGAGCGCCAATACTAGTATCTCGCAAATTGGTCAAACAAATGCATCCTGGTTCTGTAATTGTTGATGTTGCGGTTGACCAAGGCGGTTGTGTGGAAACTTTACATACCACATCCCACACCAACCCAGTTTACATTGAAGAGGGCGTAGTGCATTATGGCGTCCCGAATATGCCAGGCGCAGTACCTTGGACAGCCACCCAGGCACTTAATAACAGTACATTACCTTATGTTGTCCAGTTGGCGAATCAGGGAATCAAAGCGCTGGAAC
- a CDS encoding chlorophyll a/b-binding protein, which produces MITEPKPTITPKLEDPKFGFNEYAERLNGRAAMIGFMLMVVIEYVTNQGVLSWLGLR; this is translated from the coding sequence ATGATCACAGAACCAAAACCAACAATTACGCCCAAATTAGAAGATCCGAAGTTTGGTTTTAACGAATATGCCGAGCGCTTGAATGGTCGAGCTGCTATGATTGGCTTCATGTTGATGGTGGTAATTGAATACGTCACCAATCAAGGGGTGCTATCATGGCTCGGTCTGAGGTAG
- a CDS encoding transposase → MSRWVDMLRSHYNWCLNDRLTQYAQQFIQGDYCDIRTKAEACPITCFVSKNGATGEPWKDDKKANPRRAAGDIQITALPTLKKARPWFATIDSTVLQQNVKRLDIAYKNFFVRVASGTGEGRGFPKFKNRSNFTSFTYQMGIKVQKNKIYLPKLGWMRFYNSRQIPDSFTIKAATIRKRQDGWYVSIRIEDKTIPDYVAKSFIDVNKIIGCDLGITKLVHLSDGHQIENPKFLTNKKTKRILKNRQRKVTRKLKGSKNRKKAATNVGRFHQKIADKRQAYQWYVANKIVSRNVDAIAVENLNVSAMKKRCSEKIEEETGRFLKNGQSRKRGLNRSISDASWGELILKIEYLAAKHGKVVLKVSPKHTSQKCQNCGHIDALSRDEEKFICTNCGFMSHADINAAKNIRDRALSMVREDFAEPEPKGSKRPKNCKEISPRSMSKRGEPGNLSNQDIKTAMS, encoded by the coding sequence ATGAGTAGATGGGTAGATATGTTACGTTCTCACTACAATTGGTGTTTGAATGACAGATTAACCCAATATGCTCAACAATTTATTCAAGGTGACTATTGCGATATTAGAACTAAAGCCGAGGCTTGCCCTATAACTTGTTTTGTTAGCAAGAACGGTGCTACGGGAGAACCCTGGAAGGATGATAAAAAGGCTAATCCTAGACGTGCTGCTGGTGATATTCAAATTACAGCATTACCAACTTTAAAAAAAGCTAGACCTTGGTTTGCTACTATTGATTCAACAGTATTGCAGCAAAATGTAAAACGTTTGGATATTGCATACAAAAACTTCTTTGTTCGCGTAGCGTCTGGGACAGGAGAAGGTAGGGGATTCCCTAAATTCAAGAATCGCTCTAACTTCACATCTTTTACTTACCAGATGGGAATTAAAGTACAGAAAAATAAAATCTATCTACCCAAGTTAGGATGGATGAGGTTTTACAATTCTCGTCAAATACCCGACTCTTTCACAATTAAAGCTGCCACAATTCGTAAGCGTCAGGATGGATGGTATGTTTCTATCAGAATAGAAGATAAAACAATACCAGACTACGTTGCTAAATCTTTTATTGATGTAAATAAAATAATTGGCTGTGATTTGGGCATTACAAAACTGGTACATCTATCTGATGGACACCAGATTGAAAATCCTAAATTCTTGACCAACAAAAAAACTAAACGCATCCTCAAAAACAGGCAGCGCAAAGTCACCAGAAAGTTAAAGGGTAGTAAAAATCGCAAAAAAGCAGCCACAAATGTAGGTAGGTTTCACCAAAAAATTGCTGATAAACGTCAAGCATATCAATGGTACGTAGCTAACAAGATTGTTTCTAGAAACGTTGATGCTATTGCTGTTGAGAACTTAAACGTTTCGGCAATGAAGAAAAGATGCTCAGAGAAAATAGAGGAAGAGACAGGAAGATTCTTAAAAAATGGACAGTCAAGAAAGAGAGGTTTAAATCGCTCAATCTCTGATGCAAGCTGGGGTGAATTGATATTGAAAATCGAGTATCTTGCTGCGAAGCATGGAAAGGTTGTCCTTAAAGTAAGTCCAAAACACACTAGCCAAAAATGTCAAAACTGTGGGCATATAGACGCTTTAAGTAGAGATGAAGAAAAGTTCATCTGTACAAATTGCGGATTCATGAGCCATGCTGACATTAACGCTGCTAAAAATATCAGAGATAGAGCATTAAGCATGGTACGCGAGGACTTCGCGGAACCGGAGCCGAAAGGTTCTAAACGCCCGAAAAACTGTAAGGAGATATCACCGCGCTCTATGAGCAAACGCGGTGAGCCTGGGAACCTGAGCAATCAGGATATTAAGACAGCGATGTCTTAA
- a CDS encoding WD40 repeat domain-containing protein, producing the protein MAVLTLPVTLWGGLEISTVQAAVEATSKSQANKSFANPQLLYSLHGHAGTVKSLAFSPDSKILASGGAENEGVIRLWNLKNGARVGTIRKAHKTGVESLVISPDGQTLVSCSSDRTINLWNLKTQKFSRSFVDHTSNVMSLAISADSKLLISGALDGIRLWDLRQQRPLSTLVRFDNSIYTVAISPDGQTLVSGDSQGVIKLWNLSTGKLIREIVAHSQIVSTVAFTPDGESVISASRDRTIKIWHTNNGELIRTLTGHNNWVNAIAINRDGQTLASAGRDGVKLWNITTGELVTTLEKHTDWVSAIAFSPDGQFLASGGFDKTINVWRSR; encoded by the coding sequence ATGGCAGTTCTTACCCTTCCAGTGACACTGTGGGGAGGGTTGGAAATTTCTACTGTCCAGGCTGCTGTGGAAGCAACATCAAAATCTCAAGCTAACAAAAGCTTTGCTAATCCGCAGCTACTTTATAGTTTACATGGACATGCAGGAACGGTTAAATCTTTAGCCTTCAGTCCAGATAGTAAAATTCTGGCTAGTGGTGGAGCAGAAAACGAAGGCGTAATTCGTTTGTGGAATCTGAAAAATGGTGCCAGGGTGGGAACTATCCGCAAAGCGCATAAAACAGGGGTGGAATCTTTGGTGATTTCGCCAGATGGTCAAACCTTGGTCAGCTGTAGTAGCGATCGCACCATTAACCTCTGGAACCTGAAAACTCAAAAATTTAGCCGCTCTTTTGTGGATCATACCAGTAATGTGATGTCTTTAGCTATTTCTGCTGATAGTAAATTGCTCATCAGTGGTGCTTTGGACGGAATTCGCCTTTGGGATTTACGACAGCAGCGTCCGCTTTCGACACTGGTACGCTTTGATAACTCGATTTATACAGTAGCGATTAGTCCTGATGGTCAGACTTTGGTTAGTGGTGACTCTCAGGGTGTAATTAAGCTGTGGAATTTGAGTACAGGAAAATTAATCCGTGAAATTGTGGCGCATTCGCAAATAGTCAGCACCGTAGCTTTTACACCAGATGGAGAAAGTGTGATTAGTGCTAGCCGCGATCGCACAATTAAAATTTGGCATACTAATAATGGTGAACTCATCCGCACGCTAACAGGACACAACAACTGGGTGAATGCGATTGCGATTAATCGCGATGGACAAACCCTCGCCAGTGCTGGTCGAGATGGGGTTAAATTGTGGAATATAACTACAGGTGAGTTAGTAACTACATTAGAAAAACATACAGATTGGGTAAGTGCGATCGCTTTTAGTCCTGATGGTCAATTTCTGGCTAGTGGTGGATTTGATAAAACTATTAATGTTTGGCGGAGCCGGTGA
- a CDS encoding type II toxin-antitoxin system HicB family antitoxin, translating into MTSNLLKNPANDISKLNYSVLVEAKEGGYQATVWGLPECQVFAQTREEALNNLHELVNNRLKTIEIVTQEIAAPKTEHPWMKFAGKYKDDPQFDDMLADIEAYRRELDTEMEEYYRQLDAEEEVK; encoded by the coding sequence ATGACAAGCAATTTGCTGAAAAATCCAGCCAATGACATATCTAAACTAAATTATTCAGTATTAGTGGAAGCCAAAGAAGGCGGATATCAAGCAACAGTTTGGGGTTTACCGGAGTGTCAGGTATTTGCACAAACGCGGGAAGAGGCGCTGAATAATTTACACGAACTTGTGAATAATCGATTAAAAACTATAGAAATAGTTACTCAAGAAATTGCTGCGCCAAAAACTGAGCATCCTTGGATGAAATTTGCAGGTAAGTATAAAGATGACCCACAATTTGATGATATGCTAGCGGATATTGAAGCCTATAGACGTGAACTAGATACAGAAATGGAAGAATATTATCGCCAATTAGATGCTGAGGAAGAAGTCAAGTGA
- a CDS encoding type II toxin-antitoxin system VapC family toxin → MSLWILDTDTLSLFQRAHPLVSQRVNGTPIEQLVTTVITFEEQIYGRLNRIRRANSQESLVFAYIQLRETLEDFKNINVVDFNPEAANCYAQLLRQKIRIGTQDLRIASIAIANNAILVTRNQRDFSRVPGLQFEDWTLGN, encoded by the coding sequence GTGAGTTTGTGGATACTTGATACGGATACTCTTTCACTATTTCAAAGAGCGCATCCATTAGTAAGTCAACGAGTAAATGGAACACCTATAGAACAATTAGTGACAACAGTTATCACATTTGAAGAACAGATATATGGAAGGTTGAATCGCATTAGAAGAGCTAATTCACAAGAATCATTAGTATTTGCCTATATCCAATTACGTGAAACTTTGGAGGATTTTAAAAATATCAATGTAGTTGATTTTAATCCAGAAGCGGCGAATTGCTACGCCCAATTGCTGCGTCAAAAAATACGTATTGGTACGCAAGATTTACGAATAGCGTCAATTGCAATTGCGAATAATGCTATTTTGGTGACGCGGAATCAGCGTGATTTTTCTCGCGTACCTGGGTTACAGTTTGAGGATTGGACTTTGGGTAATTAG
- a CDS encoding XisI protein — translation MDKIAHYRQIIKQILSEHAQISSNSDSVKSEVILDHENDHYQLAYVGWQGDKRVFVPVMHFDIQNGKIWIQYNGTEESVAERLVKLGVPPSDIVIGFHSPFKRQFTAYAVE, via the coding sequence ATGGATAAAATAGCACACTATCGACAAATAATCAAACAAATTCTGAGCGAACATGCACAAATCAGTTCTAATAGTGATTCTGTAAAATCAGAAGTAATTTTAGACCATGAAAACGACCATTATCAACTAGCTTACGTTGGTTGGCAAGGAGATAAGCGAGTCTTTGTCCCTGTGATGCATTTTGATATTCAAAATGGCAAAATATGGATTCAATATAACGGGACAGAAGAATCTGTTGCTGAACGATTAGTAAAATTAGGTGTACCTCCCTCTGATATTGTGATTGGCTTTCATTCTCCTTTTAAACGTCAGTTTACCGCTTATGCTGTTGAATGA
- a CDS encoding glycosyltransferase family 39 protein codes for MLFRRKFQFLTSDRAILIMLWIAAFVCDRLWATLDNSPPAWDTGDHLTRAANYWGMLSHPQFFSGDWWTKLWQLSPSYRAPFVYLMTVPFFTLFGCSFESGTLVNVLFTAIILIFVYQLGKHIFSANVGLWAAGLCILVHSFVLIRLDYLLEYGLTATLIFAFTSLTFWRDADSPKKQWFWSVCFGVGAGITVLSKPSGLIFLLIPSVWVLGENILSKNWRRIAQLVVAFLIAVMVLYPWVSVNWLTILTSSENNNNYGLKYANSPQANSLEGWVYYLSVLPDMIYPPLLYMCLGSGILGAATWLVKGKRSPAESVTKKSTWRWLLIFCLGTYFLFSFLSNKDFRFILPYLPVVLVLLARLLTISSTIWSQWLRWVTVAITSLFLISDLFPIPFLQQFSGRHLPYLGATYPHAEVIAEVIQKQPYLRSNMGIVPNTVQINPFNLDFFGSAANFQVFARQIGTNIKNIPQDARSLNWYITKTGDQGAIGGFEAAQAALNTTVTQSPDLKIQKTWNLPDKSELRLYQRRVSPVVVEKLNSTPPPQVSLGVLTSVQAPPGKPIPVQYEFTGSWEQLQDGLVLLTWQGQGNQRWLHDHAIALGQLYTKTEAPPANTAFRVIETLAMLPPAELSAGTYNLKAIYLNRRTGNTYPLPTPPIQITLNPQAANIPAPELDLITQLEQLATGLPQGKLDPIFREIARINQYDPLQDYLNYAEIALSYRLSQEPKNLDIAYSLALSQTLQRRVEPLLKTLDKITQQDAQNAYAWTYLGFVHLYNFQPKAAESALQVAEKLNSKIPEVKSLRIVSSAMQFNFLQAWERYKLAK; via the coding sequence ATGCTATTCAGAAGAAAGTTCCAATTTTTAACCTCCGATAGGGCTATTCTCATTATGTTGTGGATAGCTGCTTTTGTGTGCGATCGCCTTTGGGCTACTTTAGACAATTCTCCTCCAGCATGGGACACCGGCGACCATCTGACAAGAGCAGCCAATTATTGGGGAATGTTAAGCCATCCGCAGTTTTTTTCTGGCGATTGGTGGACAAAACTTTGGCAATTATCCCCAAGTTATCGCGCTCCTTTTGTCTATTTAATGACTGTACCTTTTTTCACTTTATTTGGCTGTAGTTTTGAATCAGGTACATTAGTTAATGTACTATTTACTGCAATTATTTTAATATTTGTCTATCAATTAGGTAAACACATATTTTCTGCTAATGTCGGATTGTGGGCAGCAGGACTGTGTATATTAGTTCACAGTTTCGTGTTAATTCGCCTCGATTATCTACTAGAGTATGGACTCACAGCAACTTTAATTTTTGCCTTTACCAGTTTAACTTTTTGGCGAGATGCTGACTCACCTAAAAAACAGTGGTTTTGGAGTGTTTGTTTTGGTGTGGGTGCAGGTATAACGGTGTTGAGTAAGCCTAGTGGTTTAATATTTTTATTGATACCGAGTGTCTGGGTTTTGGGAGAAAATATCCTCAGCAAAAACTGGAGACGTATTGCTCAACTCGTTGTGGCTTTTTTGATAGCCGTGATGGTTTTATATCCTTGGGTTAGCGTTAATTGGCTGACAATCCTGACTTCTTCAGAAAACAATAATAATTATGGTTTAAAATACGCCAATTCGCCCCAAGCGAATAGTCTAGAAGGGTGGGTGTATTATTTATCAGTACTGCCAGATATGATTTACCCGCCATTATTATATATGTGTTTGGGGTCTGGGATTTTAGGGGCAGCAACTTGGCTTGTCAAAGGGAAGCGATCGCCTGCTGAATCTGTAACCAAAAAATCTACTTGGCGATGGCTTTTAATATTCTGCTTAGGGACATATTTTTTATTTTCTTTCCTATCAAATAAAGATTTTCGGTTTATCCTCCCCTATTTACCAGTTGTCTTGGTACTCTTGGCGCGGTTGCTGACAATTTCGTCAACAATTTGGTCGCAATGGCTGCGTTGGGTAACTGTAGCCATCACGAGTTTATTTTTAATTTCTGATTTATTCCCCATACCATTTTTGCAGCAATTTAGTGGTAGACATTTACCTTATTTAGGTGCCACTTATCCCCATGCTGAAGTAATTGCAGAAGTCATCCAAAAGCAACCTTATTTGCGTTCTAATATGGGAATTGTCCCGAATACTGTACAAATAAATCCTTTTAATCTAGACTTTTTTGGGAGTGCAGCCAATTTTCAAGTATTTGCACGTCAGATAGGAACTAACATCAAAAATATCCCTCAAGATGCGCGTTCTTTAAATTGGTATATCACCAAAACAGGAGACCAGGGTGCAATTGGCGGTTTTGAAGCAGCGCAAGCAGCCTTAAATACAACTGTTACCCAAAGTCCTGATTTAAAAATTCAAAAAACTTGGAATTTACCAGATAAAAGTGAGTTGCGACTCTATCAGCGTCGTGTTTCCCCAGTGGTAGTTGAAAAGTTAAATTCAACTCCTCCCCCACAAGTCAGCTTGGGAGTGCTTACTTCTGTTCAAGCACCACCAGGAAAGCCAATTCCCGTGCAGTATGAGTTTACCGGAAGTTGGGAACAGTTACAGGATGGTTTGGTATTATTGACTTGGCAAGGTCAAGGAAATCAAAGATGGTTGCATGATCATGCGATCGCTCTAGGACAACTTTACACCAAAACGGAAGCGCCACCAGCAAATACAGCCTTTCGGGTAATAGAAACCCTTGCAATGTTACCACCTGCAGAATTATCAGCAGGTACTTACAACCTCAAAGCAATCTACCTCAACCGTCGCACCGGAAATACCTATCCCCTTCCTACACCTCCCATACAAATCACCTTAAATCCGCAAGCAGCAAACATACCCGCACCAGAACTAGATTTAATTACCCAACTGGAGCAATTAGCTACAGGTTTACCTCAAGGAAAATTAGACCCAATTTTTCGCGAAATCGCTCGCATCAACCAATATGATCCGTTACAAGATTACTTAAATTATGCCGAAATAGCTTTAAGTTATCGCCTCTCTCAAGAACCTAAAAATCTCGATATTGCCTATTCTTTGGCATTATCTCAAACTTTACAACGGCGAGTTGAACCACTGCTGAAAACTTTGGACAAAATCACCCAACAAGATGCTCAAAATGCCTATGCTTGGACTTATTTAGGATTTGTTCATCTTTATAATTTTCAACCTAAAGCAGCAGAATCAGCATTACAAGTTGCTGAAAAGCTTAATTCAAAAATCCCAGAAGTTAAAAGTTTGCGAATAGTTTCTTCAGCGATGCAATTCAATTTTTTGCAAGCATGGGAACGCTATAAATTAGCGAAATAA
- the chlP gene encoding geranylgeranyl reductase, giving the protein MTLRVAVVGSGPAGSSAAETLAKAGIETYLIERKLDNAKPCGGAIPLCMVSEFDLPPEIIDRRVRKMKMISPSNREVDINLVNEDEYIGMCRREVLDSFLRNRAAKLGATLINATVHKLDIPTNNTDPYTIHYVDHTEGGAEGIAKTLKVDLVIGADGANSRIAKEMDAGDYNYAIAFQERIRLPEDKMAYYNDMAEMYVGDDVSTDFYAWVFPKYDHVAVGTGTMQVHKATIKQLQAGIRARASEKLAGGKIIKVEAHPIPEHPRPRRVVGRVALVGDAAGYVTKSSGEGIYFAAKSGRMCAETIVEVSNAGQRIPTENDLKLYLKRWDKKYGLTYKVLDILQSVFYRSDATREAFVEMCGDLDVQRLTFDSYLYKTVVPANPITQLKITAKTIGSLIRGNALAP; this is encoded by the coding sequence TTGACACTAAGGGTCGCTGTTGTTGGTTCAGGCCCAGCTGGTTCATCTGCCGCTGAAACACTGGCAAAAGCTGGAATTGAAACCTACTTAATTGAGCGGAAGCTAGACAATGCCAAGCCCTGCGGGGGTGCTATTCCCCTGTGTATGGTGAGTGAGTTTGACCTACCACCAGAGATTATCGATCGCCGCGTGCGAAAGATGAAAATGATTTCCCCCTCGAACCGTGAGGTGGATATCAATCTGGTAAATGAAGATGAATATATAGGAATGTGCCGTCGTGAGGTGCTAGATAGCTTCCTGCGGAATCGTGCGGCCAAATTAGGTGCGACTTTAATTAATGCCACCGTTCATAAACTCGATATACCCACCAACAATACTGACCCCTATACGATCCATTACGTTGATCATACAGAAGGGGGCGCCGAGGGAATTGCCAAAACCCTGAAGGTGGATTTAGTGATCGGGGCTGATGGGGCGAATTCCCGCATTGCCAAAGAAATGGATGCTGGGGATTACAATTATGCGATCGCCTTTCAAGAGCGAATTCGCCTACCCGAAGACAAAATGGCATACTATAATGACATGGCCGAAATGTATGTCGGCGATGACGTTTCTACCGACTTCTACGCTTGGGTATTCCCCAAATATGACCACGTAGCTGTTGGTACTGGCACAATGCAAGTCCATAAAGCCACTATAAAACAGTTGCAAGCGGGTATCCGCGCCCGTGCTTCGGAGAAACTCGCAGGCGGAAAAATCATCAAAGTCGAAGCACACCCCATTCCTGAACATCCCCGTCCCCGTCGCGTGGTCGGAAGAGTCGCTTTAGTGGGAGATGCTGCAGGCTATGTTACAAAGTCCTCTGGTGAAGGAATTTACTTTGCGGCTAAGTCTGGGCGCATGTGTGCGGAAACCATTGTGGAAGTTTCTAACGCTGGTCAACGTATTCCTACAGAAAACGACCTTAAGCTTTACTTGAAGCGCTGGGATAAAAAATACGGACTCACCTACAAGGTTTTGGATATCCTGCAAAGTGTGTTCTATCGTTCCGACGCCACCCGCGAAGCGTTTGTAGAAATGTGCGGTGATCTTGATGTCCAACGGCTGACTTTCGACAGCTATCTGTATAAGACTGTCGTCCCAGCCAATCCCATCACCCAACTGAAAATTACAGCCAAGACCATTGGTAGTCTGATTCGCGGTAACGCCTTAGCACCCTAA